Below is a window of Arthrobacter sp. SLBN-112 DNA.
AGGGGTAAAGCAAGGTGCGGCCAACGGTAAGCCCCTGCACGCCCGGCAGTGCCAGCGCGGCACCCCAGGTGGCGAACACCTCGTCCTGGGAACCGTCCGGGTCACCGCCCAACAGGACCGTGGGCATGGTGGTGGCCGCCATGACGCGCTCCATCTCCGCCACCACTGGCAGCTTCATCCACGTGTAGGCGCTGGTGGAACCCAGTCCCTCGGCAATCGCGACGGACTTGATCACCGAGTCCGTCGAGAGGTCATTCTTGACCTTGCCGTTTTCCCATCTGGACAGAAACGGCTCCACCATGGCGATCAGCTTCCGCTCCGCCAAAGAATCGATAGCCTTGGCCGTTGCCTCAAGAGTCACCACAGTGTCCGGATCGCCCAGGCAGATCCGCGTCAGCATCTTCCCCCCGTCCGCGCCGAGGGCTTCCAGTGCTGCCGCGGTGTGGCCCGTGAACCTGTCATCAAGTTCGTTGACCAGCCCGGACAGGCCGCCGCGGTTCATGGAACCGAACACCAGCTTGCCGTCCAGGGCACCCAGCAGCAACAGGTCATCCATGATGTCCGGGGAGGCCAGGACACCGTCGACGGCCGGGTTGGCCAGCGCGACCTGGAGCCGGTCCAGCAGCTGCCGGCGGTCAGCCATCGCCACGGGATCGGAGCCGACGGCCAGGGCGCCGCGGGCCGGGTGGTCGGCGGCAACGATAAAGTTCTGCCGCCCCGCCTTCACGCCTGGGTGGCGGCGCCGGGACTGGGCGGCGCGGGCCACGGCGTCCGGGTCTTCGAGGCGGATGGTGCTCAGGTGCTCGTAACGGCGCGGATCATCATCGACGGCATTGTTTGAGGCGATCGGGGTGAGGGTCACAGTGCTGCTCCTTCAGTAATGGAAGTGCCGGAAACGGTGCCCGGCACAGAACGTCCCCGTTCTGCCAGCAGCGAGATGACCTCGTGCGGGGTCGGCATGGCATCTGAAGCTGACAGGCGCGAGGCCACAATCGCACCGGCGGCGTTGGCATAGTCCAGAACCTGTTTCAGGGGCCAGCCCGAGAGCAGCCCGTGGCAGAAGGCGCCGCCGAAGGAGTCACCGGCACCCAGGCCGTTCAGGGTTTCCACCGGGACCGGGGCGGAAACTACGCGTTCGGTGCGGGTCTTGGCCATGACCCCTTCCGGGCCGAGCTTGACGACGGCGA
It encodes the following:
- a CDS encoding deoxyribose-phosphate aldolase gives rise to the protein MTLTPIASNNAVDDDPRRYEHLSTIRLEDPDAVARAAQSRRRHPGVKAGRQNFIVAADHPARGALAVGSDPVAMADRRQLLDRLQVALANPAVDGVLASPDIMDDLLLLGALDGKLVFGSMNRGGLSGLVNELDDRFTGHTAAALEALGADGGKMLTRICLGDPDTVVTLEATAKAIDSLAERKLIAMVEPFLSRWENGKVKNDLSTDSVIKSVAIAEGLGSTSAYTWMKLPVVAEMERVMAATTMPTVLLGGDPDGSQDEVFATWGAALALPGVQGLTVGRTLLYPSDGDVAGAVAAAASLLHHTTEIPEN